The Gopherus evgoodei ecotype Sinaloan lineage chromosome 8, rGopEvg1_v1.p, whole genome shotgun sequence genome includes a region encoding these proteins:
- the ZBTB37 gene encoding zinc finger and BTB domain-containing protein 37 isoform X3, which translates to MGEPQRSACRHEDGQLGCTPTTGAAMEKSGNIQLEIPDFSNSVLSHLNQLRMQGRLCDIVVNVQGQAFRAHKVVLAASSPYFRDHMSLNEMSTVSISVIKNPTVFEQLLSFCYTGRICLQLADIISYLTAASFLQMQHIIDKCTQILEGIHFKINVAEVEAEPSQTRTKHQERPPESHRVTPNLNRSLSPRHNTPKGSRLGQVSTVLDIRELSPPEESTSPQIIEQSSDVESREPILRINRAGQWYVETGVADRGGRNDDDVRVLGGVRIKTENLEEWLGTENQPSGEDGSSAEEVTTMVIDTTGHGSMGQETYTLGSSGAKVVRPTSSEIDRFSPSGSMVTVTERYRSKSESPGRMDEPKQPNSQIPRNKLGPTAVPFIWCLLSDDLLVLRPKAPLS; encoded by the exons CTGGGTTGTACACCTACAACTGGGGCAGCCATGGAGAAAAGTGGAAACATTCAGCTGGAGATCCCCGACTTCAGCAACTCTGTCCTGAGCCACCTCAATCAGCTGCGCATGCAGGGCCGCCTGTGTGACATAGTGGTCAATGTGCAAGGACAGGCTTTCCGTGCTCACAAAGTGGTGCTGGCTGCTAGTTCGCCATACTTCCGTGACCATATGTCATTGAACGAGATGAGCACGGTCTCCATTTCAGTCATTAAGAACCCCACTGTTTTTGAGCAGCTCCTTTCCTTTTGTTATACCGGGCGGATATGCCTGCAGTTGGCTGACATCATCAGTTACCTAACGGCAGCCAGCTTCCTGCAGATGCAGCACATTATAGACAAATGCACGCAGATCCTTGAGGGAATTCACTTCAAAATTAACGTGGCAGAGGTTGAAGCTGAACCGAGCCAGACTAGAACAAAGCATCAGGAGAGACCCCCAGAGTCTCACCGGGTTACCCCAAATCTAAACCGCTCTCTGAGCCCACGCCACAATACTCCGAAAGGGAGTCGTCTAGGCCAGGTCAGCACTGTGCTGGACATTCGGGAGCTGAGCCCCCCTGAGGAGTCCACCAGCCCTCAGATAATTGAGCAGAGTTCAGATGTGGAGAGCAGGGAGCCCATACTGCGGATTAACAGAGCAGGACAGTGGTATGTTGAGACAGGAGTGGCAGACCGTGGGGGACGGAATGACGATGATGTTAGGGTGCTTGGAGGAGTGCGCATTAAAACGGAGAACCTGGAGGAGTGGCTGGGAACGGAGAATCAGCCATCGGGAGAAGATGGGAGCAGCGCTGAGGAGGTCACGACCATGGTAATTGACACAACAGGCCACGGATCGATGGGCCAGGAGACTTACACATTAGGGTCATCAGGAGCCAAAGTGGTTAGGCCAACCAGCAGTGAGATTGACAG ATTTAGCCCTTCGGGCAGCATGGTTACTGTAACTGAGCGGTACAGATCGAAAAGTGAGTCTCCCGGGCGGATGGATGAGCCTAAGCAGCCCAATTCCCAG ATCCCACGGAACAAGTTAGGACCTACAGCAGTGCCTTTTATCTGGTGCCTTTTATCTGATGATCTATTAGTCCTCAGACCAAAAGCCCCACTGAGCTAA
- the ZBTB37 gene encoding zinc finger and BTB domain-containing protein 37 isoform X4 has translation MGEPQRSACRHEDGQLGCTPTTGAAMEKSGNIQLEIPDFSNSVLSHLNQLRMQGRLCDIVVNVQGQAFRAHKVVLAASSPYFRDHMSLNEMSTVSISVIKNPTVFEQLLSFCYTGRICLQLADIISYLTAASFLQMQHIIDKCTQILEGIHFKINVAEVEAEPSQTRTKHQERPPESHRVTPNLNRSLSPRHNTPKGSRLGQVSTVLDIRELSPPEESTSPQIIEQSSDVESREPILRINRAGQWYVETGVADRGGRNDDDVRVLGGVRIKTENLEEWLGTENQPSGEDGSSAEEVTTMVIDTTGHGSMGQETYTLGSSGAKVVRPTSSEIDRFSPSGSMVTVTERYRSKSESPGRMDEPKQPNSQGTGTNLQSS, from the exons CTGGGTTGTACACCTACAACTGGGGCAGCCATGGAGAAAAGTGGAAACATTCAGCTGGAGATCCCCGACTTCAGCAACTCTGTCCTGAGCCACCTCAATCAGCTGCGCATGCAGGGCCGCCTGTGTGACATAGTGGTCAATGTGCAAGGACAGGCTTTCCGTGCTCACAAAGTGGTGCTGGCTGCTAGTTCGCCATACTTCCGTGACCATATGTCATTGAACGAGATGAGCACGGTCTCCATTTCAGTCATTAAGAACCCCACTGTTTTTGAGCAGCTCCTTTCCTTTTGTTATACCGGGCGGATATGCCTGCAGTTGGCTGACATCATCAGTTACCTAACGGCAGCCAGCTTCCTGCAGATGCAGCACATTATAGACAAATGCACGCAGATCCTTGAGGGAATTCACTTCAAAATTAACGTGGCAGAGGTTGAAGCTGAACCGAGCCAGACTAGAACAAAGCATCAGGAGAGACCCCCAGAGTCTCACCGGGTTACCCCAAATCTAAACCGCTCTCTGAGCCCACGCCACAATACTCCGAAAGGGAGTCGTCTAGGCCAGGTCAGCACTGTGCTGGACATTCGGGAGCTGAGCCCCCCTGAGGAGTCCACCAGCCCTCAGATAATTGAGCAGAGTTCAGATGTGGAGAGCAGGGAGCCCATACTGCGGATTAACAGAGCAGGACAGTGGTATGTTGAGACAGGAGTGGCAGACCGTGGGGGACGGAATGACGATGATGTTAGGGTGCTTGGAGGAGTGCGCATTAAAACGGAGAACCTGGAGGAGTGGCTGGGAACGGAGAATCAGCCATCGGGAGAAGATGGGAGCAGCGCTGAGGAGGTCACGACCATGGTAATTGACACAACAGGCCACGGATCGATGGGCCAGGAGACTTACACATTAGGGTCATCAGGAGCCAAAGTGGTTAGGCCAACCAGCAGTGAGATTGACAG ATTTAGCCCTTCGGGCAGCATGGTTACTGTAACTGAGCGGTACAGATCGAAAAGTGAGTCTCCCGGGCGGATGGATGAGCCTAAGCAGCCCAATTCCCAG